One window from the genome of Esox lucius isolate fEsoLuc1 chromosome 23, fEsoLuc1.pri, whole genome shotgun sequence encodes:
- the lum gene encoding lumican: protein MFPLRVPILALLVSLTVGQYYDYDYQPYAQQSASSPNCAQECECPINFPTAMYCDSRKLKFVPIVPSGIKYLYLQNNLITEIKAGVFDNVTEDLRWLVLDQNQITSDKVAKGSIDKLTGLQKFFFSHNNLTEAIIPPSKSLDELKMTNNQLSKFHKASLSGMKNLTSVHLQHNKLTSESLNGVFKGLNSVLFIEVTNNKLKKLPSGMPSSLETFYADHNDISSISAGDLKELPKLAYLRLAYNKLTDAGISAGVFNVTNLVELDLSYNKLKSIPEINEQLEHLYLQVNQINKFDLGSICKFSGPLNYSRLKHLRLDGNNITHADLPSDSANCLRQATDIVFE from the exons ATGTTTCCCCTCCGTGTCCCAATCTTGGCCTTGCTGGTCAGCCTGACTGTAGGTCAGTACTACGACTATGACTACCAGCCATATGCCCAGCAGAGCGCATCCAGCCCAAACTGCGCCCAGGAGTGTGAATGTCCCATCAACTTCCCCACCGCCATGTACTGTGACTCCCGCAAGCTCAAGTTTGTGCCCATCGTGCCATCGGGCATCAAGTACCTGTATCTGCAAAACAACCTGATAACGGAGATCAAGGCCGGCGTATTTGACAATGTCACGGAGGATCTCCGTTGGCTGGTACTTGACCAGAACCAGATCACCAGCGACAAGGTGGCCAAGGGCTCCATCGACAAACTCACTGGTCTCCAGAAGTTCTTCTTTAGCCACAACAACCTGACCGAAGCCATAATCCCTCCTTCCAAGTCCTTGGATGAGCTGAAGATGACGAACAACCAACTGTCCAAGTTCCATAAAGCGAGCCTGTCCGGGATGAAGAACTTGACTTCCGTTCACCTCCAGCACAACAAGTTGACTTCTGAGTCTCTTAACGGTGTGTTCAAGGGCCTCAACTCGGTGTTGTTTATAGAAGTGACCAACAACAAGCTGAAGAAGCTGCCTTCGGGCATGCCCAGTTCGCTGGAGACCTTCTACGCCGATCACAACGACATCAGCAGCATCAGTGCCGGGGACCTCAAAGAGCTGCCCAAACTGGCTTACTTGAGGTTGGCCTACAACAAGCTGACAGATGCTGGGATTTCAGCAGGCGTGTTCAACGTGACCAACCTGGTGGAGCTGGATCTGTCATACAATAAGCTGAAGTCCATCCCCGAAATCAACGAACAGCTGGAGCATCTCTATCTGCAGGTCAACCAGATCAACA AGTTTGACTTGGGTAGCATCTGCAAATTCTCTGGACCCCTCAACTACTCTCGCCTGAAGCACCTGCGTCTGGATGGGAACAACATCACACATGCCGACCTACCAAGCGACAGCGCCAACTGCTTGCGCCAAGCCACCGATATAGTCTTTGAATAA